One Nitrospina watsonii DNA segment encodes these proteins:
- a CDS encoding ATP-dependent DNA helicase, giving the protein MHDYFNREGVLSTRFPGFEFRPQQLEMAEAVERSLGDGQRLIVEAGTGTGKSLAYLLPAIQWAVANEKRVVISTYTKTLQEQILNHDIPILQEQLGLQFRYSLCMGNENYLSLRRMKRAGQAGLFNDIQEEEQLNNLFGWAGQTRTGYKSDLPFEPLPAVWEEVGRQKDLCLGKNCETYDSCFYFKERRRWFGAHLLIVNHHLFFANVANNGAVLPRFDAVIFDEAQNLEEAATSFLGLEISNSGLLYFLDRFYNPRTQRGTLSRIRDDLTIEIKQLVTKVRVAVEAFFQNVLDTYGRKDHTLRFYQPPPLHNGVFIPMQELYEAVKSLATRLDNEEEYLEVHAAAVRFFEVNNTLCALLNQNMKEYVYWMEVVNKKRFVRATLRGVPIHIDGEMQEQVFAKTERVVLTSATLTTNRTFDYVKERLGCEPHAEHILDSPFDYSSQALLYLPKDLPDPGGDSDKYIQALAARSLELIHATGGKTFVLFTSYDALNRVHRILDPELQKYQLLKQGELSPTRMIQRFKETPSVIFGTSSFWQGVDIPGDALSSVIITKLPFDVPSEPLVEARIEDLKKRSINPFRHYQIPRAIIQLRQGFGRLIRKGTDRGVVSILDARMSNRGYGKQFLASLPPCRTTGNIEDVAAFIADGPRIETDPAFPENKNI; this is encoded by the coding sequence ATGCATGACTATTTCAACCGCGAGGGCGTGTTGTCCACGCGGTTTCCCGGTTTCGAGTTCCGCCCCCAGCAATTGGAAATGGCCGAGGCGGTGGAGCGTTCGCTGGGCGACGGCCAGCGTCTGATCGTCGAGGCCGGCACCGGCACTGGCAAGAGCCTCGCCTACCTGTTGCCCGCCATCCAGTGGGCGGTGGCCAACGAAAAACGCGTCGTCATCTCCACCTACACCAAAACGCTGCAGGAACAGATCCTGAATCACGACATCCCCATCCTGCAGGAGCAACTCGGTCTCCAGTTCCGCTACTCCCTGTGCATGGGCAACGAAAACTACCTGTCGCTGCGGCGCATGAAACGCGCCGGGCAGGCGGGACTGTTCAACGACATTCAGGAAGAGGAACAGTTGAACAACCTGTTCGGCTGGGCGGGGCAGACGCGCACCGGCTACAAAAGCGACCTGCCGTTCGAACCCCTGCCCGCGGTGTGGGAGGAAGTGGGACGGCAGAAGGATCTGTGTCTCGGCAAGAACTGCGAGACCTACGATTCGTGTTTCTACTTCAAGGAACGGCGGCGCTGGTTCGGCGCACACCTGCTCATCGTCAACCACCACCTGTTCTTCGCCAACGTCGCCAACAACGGCGCGGTATTGCCGCGTTTCGACGCGGTGATCTTCGACGAGGCGCAGAACCTGGAGGAAGCGGCGACGTCGTTCCTCGGCCTCGAAATTTCCAACTCGGGCCTGCTGTACTTCCTCGACCGCTTTTACAATCCGCGCACGCAGCGCGGCACGCTGTCGCGCATCCGCGACGACCTGACCATCGAGATCAAGCAACTGGTGACGAAGGTGCGCGTCGCGGTGGAGGCGTTTTTTCAGAACGTGCTCGACACATACGGGCGCAAGGACCACACCCTGCGTTTTTACCAGCCGCCGCCTCTGCACAACGGCGTTTTCATTCCCATGCAGGAGTTGTACGAGGCGGTGAAATCGCTGGCGACGCGTCTCGACAACGAGGAAGAGTATCTGGAAGTCCATGCGGCGGCGGTGCGTTTCTTTGAAGTCAACAACACGCTGTGCGCGTTGCTGAACCAGAACATGAAGGAATACGTGTACTGGATGGAGGTGGTGAACAAGAAACGCTTCGTGCGCGCCACGCTACGCGGCGTGCCGATTCACATCGACGGCGAGATGCAGGAACAGGTGTTCGCCAAGACGGAACGCGTGGTGCTGACGTCGGCGACGCTCACCACCAACCGCACCTTCGATTACGTGAAAGAGCGGCTCGGTTGCGAACCGCACGCCGAACACATTCTCGATTCGCCTTTCGATTACAGTTCGCAGGCGTTGCTCTATCTGCCGAAGGACCTGCCCGATCCCGGCGGCGACAGCGACAAGTACATCCAGGCGCTGGCGGCGCGGTCGCTGGAATTGATCCACGCCACCGGCGGCAAGACCTTCGTGCTGTTCACCAGTTACGACGCGCTCAACCGCGTGCACCGCATCCTCGATCCCGAGTTGCAAAAGTATCAGTTGCTGAAGCAGGGGGAGCTGTCGCCGACGCGCATGATCCAGCGGTTCAAGGAAACGCCGTCGGTGATCTTCGGCACCAGTTCGTTCTGGCAGGGTGTGGACATTCCGGGCGACGCCTTGTCGAGCGTCATCATCACCAAGCTGCCGTTCGACGTGCCCAGCGAACCTTTGGTGGAAGCGCGCATCGAGGATTTGAAAAAGCGGTCGATCAACCCGTTCCGCCATTACCAGATTCCGCGCGCCATCATTCAACTCAGGCAGGGTTTCGGCCGCCTCATCCGCAAGGGCACCGACCGCGGTGTGGTGAGCATTCTGGATGCGCGCATGAGCAACCGCGGTTACGGCAAACAGTTCCTGGCGTCGTTGCCGCCCTGCCGCACCACCGGCAACATAGAAGACGTGGCGGCGTTCATCGCCGACGGTCCGCGTATCGAAACCGATCCGGCGTTTCCTGAAAATAAAAATATCTGA
- a CDS encoding tetratricopeptide repeat protein, which produces MNLYQAIKEFVTLLKAEDGAVSGGTLLIGEGCSLRSGMPVGEARVALIREKFPEAYEQAPAKDVAACTAQLTPHQKMELRELLLEQSTINWAYICIALMMREGYIRRVLTTSTHPLLERACSLVNVFPAVYDCSAATGLDPAKVAGTAIFHLNGQMPGGVPGDLAPVYNAANQFGPWFVVGYDDQDSDPVFQQLTQIEQFKNGLLWVLPKSISPSRSVHEKILTKGKEVEYTNAKDADAFLILMMQELKVEVPDLLAYPFSHLGEVLRKIAYFPAPGMVEEMHVVDIALQQIKLAIKDYEGGEWGDLVEGELDMDVLNEPELLSALQAAQAGLMNGDSQKIIAQRAQYDKTPNPQLGDLLIWAYLREGDDAYYQGQSAEDNAAMWDRAREYYEAALNLQPDGSEIVFKLGKLLAQQGAQAPGEASKSLLAQASDKFKQTLALNPDFLPAKMQLGHALVELAAQSVNSEADGLFSEAIDHYQALLELEPENVEAAFGCGMALYAQARKKKGGEALRLYGQAAEKLQIGLKYQPNRIDALLPMGHSLLVFSRSKKGEEADRMLSLACDKFQYACQVKPEMPEAHFGWADALFERASARTDAKANDLFELALDQYKTTVRLKPDLPRVHFRWGLALFHVAQRKDGNDAAKLYMSAAEKFQTAVKLYPGNVDAFLRLGRVHLELVRGRKPAEADKLFARAIEYFESALKLQPENPDVLAQVATVCLSKARIKDASEAEGWLQRAIEKCQAGLELKPMHFQSNLVWGEALLEMGLSRVDPDILLFEEAEEKLEAALEQQPNHPDALVSLAHCLLNKVRGMTAEKAEPLLETGLNHVQTALEESETSAPARNVMAAILMEQARNKRGINAHPLLAEAKGHLQQAEDLQPGSATYNMARLMAQLNNESGCREWLQKCKANGVLPLPAMLMKDHLLETFRESKWFKKIAGIGSEPKEEKAETPS; this is translated from the coding sequence ATGAATTTATACCAGGCCATTAAGGAATTCGTCACCCTGCTCAAGGCGGAAGACGGCGCTGTATCGGGGGGCACCCTGCTCATCGGGGAAGGCTGTTCGCTCCGTTCCGGCATGCCTGTGGGCGAGGCGCGGGTGGCGTTGATCCGCGAAAAGTTTCCCGAAGCCTACGAGCAGGCCCCGGCCAAAGACGTCGCCGCCTGCACGGCGCAATTGACCCCGCATCAAAAAATGGAGTTGCGGGAACTGTTGCTGGAGCAATCCACCATCAACTGGGCCTACATCTGCATCGCCTTGATGATGCGGGAAGGGTACATCCGCCGCGTGTTGACAACCAGCACGCATCCGTTGCTTGAGCGCGCGTGTTCTCTGGTCAACGTATTCCCGGCGGTGTACGACTGTTCCGCGGCCACAGGTCTGGACCCGGCGAAGGTAGCGGGCACGGCGATTTTTCACCTGAACGGACAGATGCCCGGCGGTGTGCCCGGCGATCTTGCGCCGGTCTATAACGCCGCCAACCAGTTTGGCCCGTGGTTTGTGGTGGGCTATGACGACCAGGACAGCGATCCCGTTTTCCAGCAGTTGACCCAGATAGAGCAGTTCAAAAACGGTTTGCTGTGGGTGCTGCCTAAAAGCATTTCCCCCTCACGTTCGGTCCACGAAAAAATCCTCACCAAGGGCAAGGAAGTCGAATACACCAACGCCAAGGATGCCGATGCGTTTCTGATTCTGATGATGCAGGAGTTGAAGGTGGAGGTGCCGGATCTGCTGGCCTATCCGTTCAGTCATCTGGGAGAGGTGTTGCGTAAAATCGCGTATTTCCCGGCACCGGGAATGGTGGAAGAAATGCACGTGGTGGACATCGCGCTGCAACAGATCAAATTGGCCATCAAGGATTATGAAGGCGGCGAGTGGGGCGACCTGGTCGAGGGCGAGCTGGACATGGACGTGCTCAACGAACCTGAGTTGTTGAGCGCCCTGCAAGCGGCGCAGGCGGGCCTCATGAACGGCGACTCCCAAAAAATCATCGCCCAGCGCGCGCAGTACGACAAAACACCGAACCCGCAACTGGGCGACCTGCTCATCTGGGCTTACCTGCGTGAAGGCGACGATGCCTATTACCAGGGCCAGTCGGCAGAAGACAACGCCGCCATGTGGGACCGGGCTCGTGAATATTATGAAGCGGCGTTGAACCTGCAACCGGATGGGTCGGAGATCGTGTTCAAGCTGGGCAAGTTGCTGGCGCAACAGGGAGCGCAAGCGCCCGGCGAGGCATCGAAGTCCCTTTTGGCGCAGGCCTCGGACAAATTCAAACAGACCCTGGCGCTCAACCCGGATTTTCTACCGGCCAAGATGCAACTGGGTCATGCGCTGGTGGAACTGGCGGCGCAGTCGGTCAATTCGGAAGCCGACGGATTGTTCAGCGAGGCCATCGATCATTATCAGGCGCTTCTCGAACTGGAGCCGGAGAACGTCGAAGCGGCGTTCGGGTGTGGCATGGCTCTTTATGCGCAGGCGCGCAAGAAGAAGGGCGGCGAAGCGTTGCGGTTGTATGGGCAGGCGGCGGAAAAACTGCAAATCGGGCTCAAGTACCAGCCCAACCGCATCGACGCCCTGTTGCCGATGGGTCATTCCCTCCTCGTGTTTTCACGCTCCAAGAAAGGCGAGGAGGCCGACCGCATGCTGAGCCTGGCCTGCGACAAATTTCAGTACGCCTGCCAGGTCAAACCGGAAATGCCGGAAGCGCATTTCGGCTGGGCCGACGCCTTGTTCGAACGGGCCTCGGCGCGGACCGATGCCAAGGCCAACGACCTGTTTGAGCTGGCGCTCGACCAGTACAAGACCACCGTCCGCCTGAAACCGGATTTGCCCCGCGTGCATTTCCGCTGGGGGCTGGCCTTGTTCCACGTGGCCCAGCGCAAGGACGGCAACGATGCGGCCAAACTGTACATGAGCGCGGCGGAAAAATTCCAGACGGCAGTCAAACTGTATCCGGGCAATGTGGATGCGTTCCTGCGATTGGGTCGCGTTCACCTCGAACTGGTCCGGGGGCGCAAGCCGGCGGAAGCGGACAAACTGTTTGCCCGGGCCATCGAGTATTTTGAGTCGGCGTTGAAGCTGCAACCGGAAAATCCCGATGTGCTGGCGCAGGTCGCGACGGTGTGCCTGTCCAAGGCCCGCATCAAAGACGCCTCCGAAGCGGAGGGCTGGCTGCAGCGTGCGATCGAAAAATGCCAGGCCGGGTTGGAGTTGAAGCCGATGCACTTTCAGTCAAATCTGGTCTGGGGGGAGGCTCTTTTGGAAATGGGCCTCAGCCGCGTGGACCCGGATATCCTGCTGTTTGAGGAAGCGGAAGAAAAACTGGAAGCGGCGCTGGAGCAGCAGCCCAATCATCCCGATGCGCTGGTGAGCCTCGCCCACTGCCTGTTGAACAAAGTCCGCGGCATGACTGCGGAAAAGGCCGAGCCGCTTCTGGAAACAGGATTGAACCACGTGCAGACGGCGCTGGAAGAGAGCGAGACCTCGGCGCCGGCGCGCAATGTGATGGCCGCCATCCTCATGGAGCAGGCGCGCAACAAGCGCGGCATCAACGCACACCCTTTGCTGGCCGAGGCCAAAGGCCATCTGCAACAGGCGGAAGACCTGCAACCCGGCTCCGCCACCTACAACATGGCCCGGCTCATGGCGCAGTTGAACAACGAATCCGGTTGCCGCGAATGGCTGCAAAAATGCAAGGCCAACGGCGTGCTGCCGCTTCCGGCGATGCTGATGAAGGACCACCTGCTGGAAACCTTCCGCGAATCCAAGTGGTTCAAAAAGATCGCCGGCATCGGCTCCGAACCAAAAGAAGAAAAGGCCGAAACGCCCAGCTGA
- a CDS encoding CDP-alcohol phosphatidyltransferase family protein gives MFLTDPPDSADLSDWYARRIVGVPFLLLNLLHLQKAGVQQVTVYHRDLKGGRKGRLLPLVEDPRLCISVEWESAPERLRERFADEACRLVVNGSALHWHSDVAAVLKEPGDRDLMARTQVYEVPVEPADALVACLDAFSLNEVRKIGRVPGPLNLDCVRWVVGDHNRWVQHRNDFRRLHEELLQQGGMSNDSPMDRLVTRRMSRQFTRFLIRTPVTPNQITWTHLVIGLVSGWYFYLGGYGNQLTAALWLMLSAWLDSCDGEIARLRFQQSPFGGMLDIVADNVVHFAVFLGIGLGLYRTTGNAAYSYLGVLAVAGSLTCFLLLQADIFSQRSTGSSDAPVEATESLVDQIANRDFIYFLFAMAVVNLLEIFIAVTAIGSMAFAGYVAYSRFRQARNA, from the coding sequence ATGTTTTTAACCGACCCTCCGGATTCCGCCGACTTGTCCGACTGGTACGCACGCCGGATAGTGGGTGTGCCTTTTTTATTATTGAATCTGTTGCACTTGCAGAAAGCCGGCGTGCAGCAGGTGACGGTGTATCACCGCGATTTGAAAGGCGGCCGCAAGGGGCGCTTGCTCCCGCTGGTGGAGGATCCCCGCCTGTGCATTTCCGTCGAGTGGGAATCCGCTCCGGAACGTCTGCGGGAACGGTTTGCCGATGAAGCCTGCCGATTGGTGGTGAATGGGTCGGCTCTGCACTGGCACAGTGATGTGGCGGCGGTCTTGAAGGAACCGGGCGACCGCGATTTGATGGCGCGCACGCAGGTGTACGAAGTGCCGGTGGAACCGGCGGACGCGTTGGTCGCGTGTCTGGACGCTTTCAGCTTGAACGAGGTGCGGAAGATCGGCCGGGTGCCGGGTCCGCTGAATCTGGACTGCGTGCGGTGGGTGGTGGGCGACCACAACCGCTGGGTGCAGCATCGCAACGATTTCCGCCGCCTGCACGAAGAACTGCTCCAGCAGGGCGGCATGAGCAACGACAGCCCGATGGACCGCCTGGTGACACGCCGCATGTCGCGGCAGTTCACCCGGTTTTTGATCCGGACGCCGGTGACGCCGAATCAGATCACCTGGACGCATCTGGTCATCGGCCTGGTCTCCGGCTGGTATTTTTACCTGGGCGGCTACGGCAACCAGTTGACCGCGGCCTTGTGGCTGATGCTCTCGGCGTGGTTGGACAGTTGTGATGGCGAGATCGCGCGGTTGCGCTTTCAGCAATCGCCCTTCGGCGGCATGTTGGACATTGTCGCCGACAACGTGGTGCATTTCGCGGTGTTTCTGGGCATCGGCCTGGGCCTGTACCGGACGACCGGCAATGCGGCATACAGTTATTTGGGCGTGCTGGCTGTGGCGGGTTCGCTGACCTGTTTCCTGTTGTTGCAGGCGGATATATTCAGCCAGCGCAGCACCGGCTCCTCCGATGCGCCGGTCGAGGCGACGGAAAGCCTGGTGGACCAGATCGCCAATCGCGATTTCATTTATTTTCTGTTCGCCATGGCGGTGGTCAATCTGCTCGAAATTTTCATTGCCGTGACGGCAATCGGTTCGATGGCATTTGCCGGGTATGTTGCGTACTCCCGTTTCAGGCAGGCACGAAACGCGTGA
- a CDS encoding putative signal transducing protein codes for MDATHDSSFTGEDRMTELITIARYSMPYEAHLARSRLEAEGIPVFIADEHLLSINWLYTPAVGGIKVQVPEDWEEAARQILTTDHQDEIAEIDTEPPLACPHCGGQNATMVLGDPLMLILTFALLGAPLFFLRETMKCHTCRATFKRPKQSTPTE; via the coding sequence ATGGATGCGACGCACGATTCATCCTTCACCGGGGAAGACCGCATGACGGAACTCATCACCATCGCCCGCTACTCAATGCCTTACGAGGCGCATCTGGCCAGGTCGCGGCTGGAGGCGGAGGGCATCCCGGTGTTCATCGCCGACGAACACCTGCTCAGCATCAACTGGCTGTACACGCCGGCGGTGGGCGGCATCAAGGTGCAGGTGCCGGAAGACTGGGAGGAGGCGGCGCGGCAGATCCTCACCACCGATCATCAGGACGAGATCGCGGAGATCGATACCGAACCGCCACTCGCCTGCCCGCACTGCGGCGGGCAAAACGCAACGATGGTATTGGGCGATCCGTTGATGCTGATTTTAACGTTCGCCCTTTTAGGCGCACCGCTGTTCTTCCTGCGCGAAACCATGAAATGCCACACCTGCCGCGCAACGTTCAAACGGCCGAAACAATCCACACCCACGGAATAA
- the argJ gene encoding bifunctional glutamate N-acetyltransferase/amino-acid acetyltransferase ArgJ codes for MKLKTKKTLSVPGFVAGGMACGIKKNGKPDLALIVSETPATAAGLFTTNQVVSPTVTVTRQHLQAAKSVRAIVANSGNANACTGPSGDRACRDMVVLTAKQLGVTERDVLVASTGVIGVPFPLAPVEKGLPQLAGNLVANGWDDAARAILTTDLVIKTACVEYGGVTVGGITKGSGMIHPNMATMLAFVGTNLKIGKADLKAALKVANEYTFNRINVDGDTSTNDMILVLANGQAGNAPVKKGTQAFKEFVAALTEVCRSLAFQIVKDGEGATKFVTVGVKGAKTEKQALRVSRAVADSKLVQTALFGEDPNWGRIIAAVGYAGVPLKPEKIDIAFNGTPLVKNGAPVAGLSVAALHKQMKAKDLRIDIGLNLGRASAETYTCDLSYDYVRINAEYTT; via the coding sequence ATGAAACTGAAAACGAAAAAGACCTTGTCGGTGCCGGGCTTTGTCGCCGGTGGAATGGCCTGCGGCATCAAGAAAAACGGCAAGCCGGACCTCGCATTGATCGTCTCCGAAACACCCGCCACCGCCGCCGGACTGTTCACCACCAACCAGGTGGTCAGCCCGACCGTCACCGTCACGCGGCAACACCTGCAAGCCGCGAAGAGCGTGCGCGCCATCGTTGCCAACAGCGGCAACGCCAACGCCTGCACCGGCCCGTCCGGCGACCGGGCCTGCCGCGACATGGTGGTCCTCACCGCCAAACAACTGGGCGTGACCGAACGCGACGTGCTGGTGGCTTCCACCGGCGTCATCGGCGTGCCGTTCCCGCTGGCTCCCGTCGAGAAAGGTCTGCCGCAACTGGCCGGGAACCTCGTGGCGAACGGCTGGGACGACGCGGCCAGAGCCATCCTCACCACCGATCTGGTGATCAAGACCGCCTGCGTCGAGTATGGCGGGGTCACCGTCGGCGGCATCACCAAAGGCTCCGGCATGATCCATCCCAACATGGCCACCATGCTGGCGTTTGTCGGCACCAACTTGAAAATCGGCAAGGCCGATCTCAAGGCCGCGCTCAAGGTGGCAAATGAATACACGTTCAACCGCATCAACGTCGATGGCGACACCAGCACCAACGACATGATCCTCGTGCTGGCCAACGGCCAGGCGGGCAACGCACCGGTCAAAAAAGGCACGCAAGCATTTAAAGAGTTTGTCGCCGCGTTGACCGAAGTGTGCCGGTCTTTGGCGTTTCAGATTGTGAAAGACGGCGAGGGCGCGACCAAGTTCGTCACCGTCGGCGTGAAAGGTGCGAAGACGGAGAAGCAGGCGCTGAGAGTGAGCCGCGCCGTCGCCGACTCCAAACTGGTGCAGACGGCGCTGTTCGGCGAAGACCCGAATTGGGGCCGCATCATCGCCGCCGTCGGTTATGCGGGCGTGCCGCTCAAACCGGAGAAGATCGACATCGCGTTCAACGGCACACCGCTGGTGAAAAACGGCGCGCCGGTGGCGGGGCTGTCTGTAGCCGCGCTTCATAAACAGATGAAGGCGAAAGACCTGCGCATCGACATCGGCCTCAACCTGGGCCGGGCGTCCGCCGAGACTTACACCTGCGATTTGTCTTACGACTACGTGCGCATCAACGCCGAGTACACGACGTGA
- the argC gene encoding N-acetyl-gamma-glutamyl-phosphate reductase, which translates to MNRVSIAGATGYTGIELLRLLVRHPTVRIVSLTAESHVGQNIADVAPSLAGYLDHTLVALDPSIGEECDILFLALPHTASMAHVPELLQRGCRIIDLSADYRLHDSRVYNTWYKTEHQNPELLKEAVYGLPELHREAIGPARLVANPGCYPTGVILATAPLIQTGWGDVGSLVADCKSGVSGAGRKLTTGTQFCEANEGVSAYGLGEHRHTPEIEQELSRLAAQDVSLSFSPHLMPMTRGLLSTVYMDLKQDIDRDRLHAHYEAFYEKEPFVRVLPPGRYANTHYVAGSNFCDIGVQVDTRNRRAIVTSAIDNLMKGASSQAVQNMNRMLGLEETAGLDTPPLFP; encoded by the coding sequence ATGAACCGAGTCAGCATTGCAGGGGCCACGGGGTACACCGGCATCGAGCTGCTTCGCCTGCTGGTGCGCCACCCCACTGTGCGCATCGTGTCTTTGACCGCCGAATCCCACGTCGGTCAGAACATCGCCGATGTGGCGCCGTCTCTGGCCGGGTACCTCGACCACACACTGGTGGCGTTGGATCCGTCCATCGGCGAAGAGTGCGACATCCTGTTCCTCGCCTTGCCGCACACCGCGTCGATGGCGCATGTGCCGGAGTTGCTGCAACGGGGATGCCGGATCATCGACCTCAGTGCCGACTACCGTCTGCATGACAGCCGGGTGTACAACACCTGGTACAAAACCGAACACCAGAACCCGGAATTGTTGAAGGAAGCGGTGTATGGATTGCCCGAGTTGCACCGCGAGGCCATCGGCCCCGCACGGCTGGTGGCCAACCCCGGTTGCTACCCGACCGGCGTGATCCTGGCGACCGCCCCGCTCATCCAGACCGGATGGGGCGATGTCGGTTCCCTGGTCGCCGACTGCAAATCCGGTGTCTCCGGCGCCGGGCGCAAACTGACCACCGGCACGCAGTTCTGCGAAGCCAATGAAGGCGTCTCCGCATACGGACTGGGTGAGCACCGGCACACGCCGGAAATCGAGCAGGAACTCAGCCGCCTCGCCGCACAGGATGTCAGCCTGTCGTTTTCGCCGCACCTCATGCCCATGACGCGCGGCCTGTTGTCCACGGTGTACATGGATTTGAAACAGGATATCGACCGCGACCGCCTGCACGCGCACTACGAAGCGTTTTACGAAAAAGAACCGTTCGTGCGTGTGCTGCCGCCGGGCCGTTACGCCAACACGCATTATGTCGCCGGGTCCAACTTCTGCGACATCGGCGTGCAGGTGGACACGCGCAACCGCCGCGCCATCGTCACCAGCGCCATCGACAATTTGATGAAAGGCGCTTCCAGCCAGGCGGTGCAGAACATGAACCGCATGCTCGGTCTGGAAGAAACCGCAGGGCTCGACACACCACCCCTGTTTCCATAG
- the rpsI gene encoding 30S ribosomal protein S9, which translates to MEERFYATGRRKESIAKVWIHPGEGQITVNNKNLDAYFGRPTAEMIVRQPLVLTETLGSFDIKATVLGGGLSGQAGALRLAVAKALMESNPDLRLTLKRAGFLTRDPREVERKKYGRRGARKRFQFSKR; encoded by the coding sequence ATGGAAGAACGATTTTACGCAACGGGTAGAAGAAAAGAATCCATCGCAAAGGTATGGATTCATCCGGGTGAAGGCCAGATCACGGTCAACAATAAAAACCTGGATGCCTACTTTGGACGGCCGACGGCGGAGATGATCGTCCGGCAGCCTCTGGTTTTGACCGAGACGCTGGGCAGCTTCGACATCAAGGCGACGGTTCTCGGCGGTGGTTTGTCCGGCCAGGCCGGTGCCTTGCGGCTGGCGGTTGCCAAAGCGCTCATGGAATCCAATCCTGATTTGCGCCTCACCCTGAAACGCGCCGGATTCCTCACCCGCGACCCCCGCGAGGTTGAGCGTAAAAAATACGGCCGCCGTGGCGCCCGCAAACGTTTCCAGTTTTCCAAGCGTTAA
- the rplM gene encoding 50S ribosomal protein L13, protein MKTFSAKQSDVEKKWVVVDAADQSVGRVASKVAAIVRGKTKPIFTPHVDTGDNVIVINAAKVKLTGRKWEDKVYYHHTGWPGGIKSKTARQIMEGQPRELLKNAIDGMLPKNRLGRTLKNNYRIYDNETHPHGGQQPDTVTL, encoded by the coding sequence ATGAAAACGTTTTCCGCGAAACAAAGTGATGTGGAAAAAAAGTGGGTCGTGGTGGACGCTGCCGACCAGTCCGTGGGCCGGGTTGCCAGCAAAGTTGCGGCGATCGTCCGTGGCAAGACCAAACCCATTTTTACCCCCCATGTTGATACCGGCGACAATGTGATCGTCATCAACGCCGCCAAGGTCAAGCTGACCGGACGCAAATGGGAAGATAAAGTGTATTACCACCATACCGGTTGGCCCGGCGGCATCAAGTCGAAGACCGCCCGCCAGATCATGGAAGGGCAACCGAGAGAGCTCCTGAAAAATGCCATCGACGGCATGCTGCCGAAAAACCGGTTGGGACGGACGCTTAAGAATAATTACCGGATTTATGACAACGAGACCCACCCGCACGGGGGTCAGCAACCGGATACAGTGACGCTTTAA